One genomic segment of Bdellovibrio bacteriovorus includes these proteins:
- the gltS gene encoding sodium/glutamate symporter, translating into MELTALQTLAFSALVVYFGRFLKKKIHFIEKYNLPSPVIGGFVVASVLAILKSYGIFEIKFTKTFEETLMIAFFASIGYSASLKLLKEGGRTVVFFLALTVGGLILQILAGIGAAKLMGLPPLMGVLTGAVSLTGGPGTSLAFGPLFETAGIEGASVIGLTTAMGGILLGGLVGTPLATYLINKRRLKAVMGSEVEAVSEAPLLHARIGSDLLYHFLAMALIMGLGTTLSPWINSLGVTLPIYIGSMIIAAIFRNIEDVKPVFKIKAEWIEEIGAVSLTLFIATAIMSLKLDELRNAALPILIFLALQVLLVAITALGPAFWVAGKDYEGAIISAGYVGFMMGTSANAMANMSSLAQKYGPAPKAFLVVPLVGSCFIDFINAALITFCLNYFG; encoded by the coding sequence ATGGAATTAACAGCACTGCAAACTTTAGCCTTTTCGGCCCTGGTCGTTTATTTTGGTCGCTTCTTAAAGAAGAAAATTCACTTCATTGAAAAATACAATCTGCCTTCTCCGGTGATCGGCGGGTTTGTTGTGGCGTCTGTTTTAGCAATCTTAAAAAGTTATGGCATTTTTGAAATCAAGTTCACGAAAACTTTTGAAGAAACTTTGATGATCGCTTTTTTCGCATCCATCGGTTATTCCGCCTCATTGAAACTTTTAAAAGAAGGCGGAAGAACTGTCGTGTTCTTTTTGGCTTTGACGGTGGGCGGATTGATCCTACAGATTCTTGCCGGCATTGGCGCCGCAAAACTTATGGGCTTACCTCCTTTGATGGGCGTGCTTACGGGCGCTGTTTCTTTAACTGGAGGCCCAGGAACGTCTTTGGCGTTTGGACCGCTGTTTGAAACAGCAGGTATCGAAGGCGCTTCTGTTATTGGACTGACAACTGCCATGGGAGGAATTCTTTTAGGTGGCCTCGTAGGAACTCCGCTAGCGACGTATCTTATTAATAAACGTCGTTTAAAAGCCGTTATGGGAAGTGAAGTTGAAGCCGTCAGCGAAGCACCACTGCTTCATGCTCGCATTGGCAGCGATCTTCTTTATCACTTTCTGGCGATGGCGTTGATCATGGGTCTAGGAACAACCTTGAGCCCTTGGATTAACTCTTTGGGAGTGACCCTTCCGATTTACATTGGCTCGATGATCATCGCGGCTATTTTCAGAAATATCGAAGACGTGAAACCTGTTTTTAAGATCAAAGCCGAATGGATCGAAGAAATCGGCGCCGTTTCGCTGACGCTTTTTATCGCAACGGCAATTATGTCCTTGAAACTAGATGAACTTCGCAATGCGGCCTTGCCCATCTTAATATTTTTGGCTTTGCAGGTTCTTCTTGTCGCAATCACGGCTTTGGGACCCGCGTTCTGGGTCGCGGGAAAGGACTACGAGGGAGCCATCATCAGTGCGGGATACGTCGGCTTTATGATGGGCACTTCGGCCAATGCGATGGCGAATATGTCATCCCTGGCCCAGAAGTATGGTCCGGCACCAAAAGCGTTTTTGGTCGTCCCCTTGGTGGGTTCGTGCTTCATTGACTTTATCAATGCCGCACTCATCACCTTCTGCTTAAATTATTTTGGATAA
- a CDS encoding KH domain-containing protein, translating into MQENEIRDRLAKVLQSVIQEMTSCYDNVEVTFNAGEKTTIYKVTLPQEFRGKLIGSQGKNITSLRNIIGAMAGNHGFRAIIELVV; encoded by the coding sequence ATGCAGGAAAATGAAATTAGAGATCGTTTGGCAAAAGTTTTACAGAGTGTGATTCAAGAAATGACGTCTTGTTATGACAACGTAGAAGTGACTTTTAATGCCGGCGAAAAAACAACGATTTACAAAGTCACTTTGCCTCAAGAATTTCGTGGTAAGTTGATCGGCTCTCAAGGAAAGAATATCACGTCGTTACGTAATATCATCGGCGCGATGGCGGGTAATCACGGATTCCGCGCCATCATCGAACTTGTTGTTTGA
- a CDS encoding Rieske 2Fe-2S domain-containing protein, giving the protein MTSNWHRIGTLSELKSKPLQQVEVGKTKIALIYRDNKFSAISGTCNHVGGPLGEGRLEGDYVVCPWHYYKFHYQTGEGEPGFECDKVASYSVKEVDDELWVDLKPASPQHKQPHAPHPLARKPERVDGPLRVMGISTTVMDSKNPRVSTSELLLDAALKYAQSKGYETHLHTLRDLHFRHCEGFYSKAARACTWPCSITQMDPNDQLEKVYEDIVHWADVILLATPIRWGSASSLYYKMAERLNCIQNQITTHNNQLICNKVAGFIITGGQDNVQAVAGQMMGFFSELGFHLPPFPFIAHSLGWSMENMERNVRYVQKSQALVESAEELLDRAAGLASSLIASHDAHHLHHRAGRKGEKILVD; this is encoded by the coding sequence ATGACATCGAACTGGCATCGCATTGGCACTCTTTCAGAACTTAAATCCAAACCTCTGCAACAAGTGGAAGTTGGTAAAACAAAAATCGCATTGATATACCGTGACAATAAGTTTAGTGCGATTTCGGGCACCTGCAATCACGTCGGAGGTCCTTTAGGAGAAGGTCGCCTTGAAGGTGACTACGTCGTGTGCCCTTGGCATTACTACAAGTTTCATTATCAAACTGGCGAAGGCGAACCTGGATTTGAGTGCGATAAAGTTGCCAGTTATTCAGTGAAAGAGGTCGACGACGAACTGTGGGTTGATCTTAAGCCCGCCTCCCCTCAACACAAGCAGCCTCACGCCCCTCACCCATTGGCTCGCAAACCCGAACGTGTTGATGGCCCACTTCGTGTGATGGGAATTTCTACGACAGTGATGGATTCTAAAAATCCCCGCGTGTCGACTTCGGAACTTCTTTTGGATGCCGCACTGAAATATGCGCAAAGTAAAGGTTATGAAACACATCTTCACACCTTGCGCGATCTTCACTTCCGCCACTGCGAAGGCTTTTACTCTAAGGCCGCAAGAGCTTGTACCTGGCCCTGCTCGATCACCCAAATGGACCCGAACGACCAACTGGAAAAAGTTTACGAGGACATTGTGCATTGGGCGGATGTGATTCTTTTAGCCACGCCGATTCGCTGGGGATCCGCAAGCTCGCTTTACTACAAAATGGCAGAGCGACTGAACTGCATTCAAAACCAGATCACGACCCACAATAATCAACTTATCTGCAATAAAGTCGCGGGATTCATCATCACCGGCGGACAGGACAATGTGCAGGCCGTCGCGGGGCAAATGATGGGCTTTTTTTCAGAGCTGGGTTTTCACCTTCCGCCCTTTCCTTTCATCGCGCACTCGCTGGGATGGAGTATGGAAAACATGGAACGGAATGTCCGCTACGTGCAAAAAAGTCAGGCCCTTGTAGAGTCCGCCGAAGAACTTTTGGATCGCGCGGCAGGTCTGGCAAGCTCGTTGATTGCTTCCCATGATGCGCACCACCTGCACCACCGTGCGGGCAGAAAAGGCGAAAAAATCCTAGTCGACTGA
- a CDS encoding DUF6279 family lipoprotein has protein sequence MKKFILIATCALNFSACARMDIAVNWADTFIAGRVDDYFDISSEQSKNLKKSLQGDFKKIKTEVLPQWIDSAKQLEKDVATNSLDEQKVNTAFDLVISNVEHFTSHFSKTAVDFIASTDGDQLSYFQKSFKEKNEDDLKDIRSKKYEKNQKKRYFKYFEMFIGDLSKEQSALIEKHLQETPYPAELKIKNREHVFQVFMQKRAHPEELKNFVAQFSQQPDAFNLPEFNEAVKKYQVRLKSLLTQVLTTLSPAQKKELCDNLLEKVAQLEKIRGRS, from the coding sequence ATGAAAAAATTTATTTTAATTGCAACCTGCGCCCTCAACTTTTCTGCCTGCGCCCGCATGGATATTGCCGTCAACTGGGCCGATACTTTTATCGCCGGACGCGTCGACGACTACTTCGATATTTCTTCAGAACAAAGCAAGAATTTAAAAAAGTCACTGCAAGGTGACTTTAAAAAAATTAAAACCGAAGTGCTTCCTCAATGGATTGACAGTGCCAAACAATTAGAAAAAGACGTCGCCACTAATTCGTTGGACGAACAGAAGGTCAACACCGCGTTCGATCTTGTGATTTCCAATGTGGAACACTTCACCTCCCACTTTTCCAAAACAGCCGTGGACTTCATTGCTTCAACGGATGGAGATCAGCTCAGCTATTTTCAAAAGTCTTTTAAAGAAAAAAATGAAGACGATCTGAAGGACATCCGTTCAAAAAAGTACGAAAAAAATCAAAAGAAGCGCTACTTCAAGTACTTTGAAATGTTCATTGGTGACCTTTCCAAAGAGCAATCCGCTTTGATTGAAAAGCACCTTCAGGAAACACCCTATCCCGCTGAACTTAAAATTAAAAATCGTGAACATGTCTTTCAAGTGTTCATGCAAAAGCGAGCGCACCCCGAAGAACTTAAGAATTTTGTCGCCCAGTTTTCACAGCAACCTGACGCCTTCAATCTTCCCGAATTCAATGAGGCGGTAAAGAAATATCAAGTTCGCCTCAAATCACTGCTCACGCAGGTGCTGACGACTTTAAGTCCAGCACAGAAGAAAGAACTTTGCGACAACCTGCTTGAAAAGGTGGCTCAGTTAGAGAAAATCCGCGGCCGCTCTTAA